In Candidatus Schekmanbacteria bacterium, a single window of DNA contains:
- a CDS encoding sugar phosphate isomerase/epimerase — MKIAISNHFYAGTELSVDKLKTIKSLGFEYIEFWTMPPHINLNDEKNIDESLRLVSNSGLIINSYHAPIFKLRDDASSREISYITEIDEKERLRSVDLICRSIEVMSKSGSNLIVLHGDMKDKKRLKETKESLKKSLKEICERAKKHNTLVALENTERELPVAELKRIVDELSIENLGLCIDVGHANVFENPVEAIRTAGNYLLNIHASDNDGISDSHLHPGSGNVEWNQIAETLSQMNYQGSFTIEVKSANGIEGISLSDIKRLLKMV; from the coding sequence ATGAAGATTGCTATTTCAAATCATTTCTATGCAGGCACTGAGCTTTCTGTGGACAAGCTCAAAACAATAAAATCGCTCGGTTTTGAATACATTGAATTTTGGACAATGCCTCCACATATAAATTTGAATGATGAAAAAAACATTGATGAATCACTTCGACTTGTTTCTAATTCAGGATTGATTATAAATTCTTATCATGCGCCTATCTTTAAACTAAGAGACGACGCATCCTCTCGTGAAATAAGTTATATTACTGAAATTGATGAAAAAGAAAGACTAAGATCAGTTGATCTAATATGCCGCTCAATCGAGGTTATGTCTAAAAGCGGTTCAAATTTGATAGTTCTTCACGGAGATATGAAAGATAAAAAAAGACTAAAAGAGACAAAAGAATCACTGAAAAAAAGTTTGAAGGAAATCTGCGAAAGAGCAAAAAAACATAATACCCTTGTTGCTCTTGAAAATACAGAAAGGGAATTGCCTGTTGCTGAGTTGAAAAGAATTGTAGATGAGTTATCCATAGAAAATCTTGGGTTATGTATAGATGTAGGACATGCAAATGTTTTTGAAAATCCTGTGGAAGCAATAAGGACTGCAGGCAATTATTTATTGAATATTCATGCTTCTGATAATGACGGAATAAGCGATTCTCATCTTCATCCGGGCAGTGGAAATGTTGAATGGAATCAGATTGCTGAAACATTATCGCAAATGAATTATCAGGGAAGTTTTACCATTGAAGTAAAAAGCGCTAATGGAATCGAAGGCATTTCTTTATCTGATATAAAGCGACTTCTAAAAATGGTTTAA